The sequence ATCATAAACATACGACTAGAGCAATTCTTAAATACATTTTTGAGCATCCAGAATGCTTTGATATGGCTATTTGTCGTCGCCCCGCTGTTGTGGATTGTTTGGAACACGCTTTGGGTAAAAATGTCGCTCGTGCTTGTGCAAAAATTGTCTCTTCGGGTGCAGACGAAACTTATTTGAATCAAAATTTATTCCGGTTTGTCAACGATAAGCAACGGGTAAAATCTATTCTGCAATTCCTTTACCGTCACCAAGCATTTCAAAACAGTGGTGGCGAGTATGTAAAAGTACATCAAAAATACACTGCAATTTTAGAAAGTCAACAAGAAAGACCTAAAACCGTTACAGCGACAAATCGGGGTGATATTTCAGCCACCCTAGTTCATCTTTACCGTGGTGGTAAATCCCAGCAACTTATGGAAGCTGTGGAAAATGACGTTAAACAAGCAGCAGCTAAATTACCTCGTTTTGACGGAACCCTAGCGCTAGTGTTTGACGCTTCCGCTTCCACTCAAAGTTATGGCGATCGCCAATTTTGCTGTTTGGCTCAATCGGTTGCTTTAAAGTTGGTTTTGGAGCAGTGCTGCACTAAAGTAAAAGTCTATCAAGTTGGCGGTACAGTTGATAGATTACCGATGCCAGAAGGATATTCCGACATTGCTACATCTGTATTAGATGCTGTTAAAGGAAACCCAGACGTAATCGCAATAGTTTCTGATGGTTACGAAAATCTTTACCCAGGTAATTTGAGTCGAGTGGTAGCAACATTACCTCAAATAGGTATTGAGACACCGATAGTATTTTGCCACAGTAAGTTTACCAAACAAGACGATTTAGAATTACGTCGTCCGTCTACAAATCTTCCTCAATTAGAATTTTGGCATGAAGAAGATTTTAAAAATTTACTTCTTTCTATATTGGCAATAGTTAGCGATAAAAGTGAAGCTAGTTTACGCGAGTTTCTATTAGAACAACTTTCACAACTTGAAAAGCAATTTATTATATGTGAAAGCGATTTAGAAAAATCAAAATTAGAAGCTTTCGTATCTAATCCTGAAGAAGCTATTGCGAAATAAAAACATCTGATTTTTTCAAAACAATATCTTATTGGGAGCATCTTGCTCCCTATTCCCAATTATGAATTATCATCAATTAGTACCACAGGCATTTGATTTGTCTGCTTACCGATTTGGTATTCCCCAAAAATCGGGAATTATGACAGTTATACCAATTTTCGGAAGTAATGTAGAAAATGCAAACAAGTTCGCTCCACCACTTTCAGGTTTAAAACTAACTCAAGTACGCGGTTATGGGAATATGGAAATTACGAACCATTCTCAAGGTATCGCGATCCTCCCCCTACATATGGGTTACATCCAAGACAAAGCCCAAAATCATGCTTTGTGTCGTAGCGCTTTTATTGCTCAAGGACAAAAGCTGATGTTTGAAGATGCTTGCTGCGTACAATCCGGACAAGGTGGATTCTTAGAAGAACGCGAACAGTGGTTTTTTATTCTACCTTTGTTTCTTCGAGAAGAAGCGCTTAAATTACAAGGTCAAAAAAGCTATAGTAAGCTGTGGAATGCTATTAGTAGATTAAATCAATATTTTGGCTTACAAAATCGCGGACATTTAGAACAAATTCTTAGTAGAAAACGAGCATTTTTAACGCAATATCAAAGTCGTTTTGAATTGCTTAGGGGACAAACGGGAGCTTTATTTATTCTTGGTGACAAGTTAGCTGGTATTGAAATTGCTCCTAATGCAGCTTACTTTCAAGAAGTTTGGATGTCTTTAGTTTGCTTCTGTTACGGTGTCGCAGCTATGTATTTCGACAAGGATGGAACATCCCAGGATATTATTCCGTTTTCGGCGACGAATTTAGCAGAATTACGCCAGCAACTAATAGAGAGTCGGCAGCAGATGTACGCCGAAGTTCAAAGTAATTTGGCAAAGACTCCACCGGAGCAGTTTGAAGTGACTAAGCAAGAAAAGTTTTTAAATTTGCGCTTGAAAACGATAGAAGGTAACAATTTTGCTGGTGAGTTTGTGGAAGAAGATGGAAATTTAGTTTATGCTTCTGTGTTTGCTAAATCGGAGTATGCTTTGAGTGTTTAGAATTCTCGATATTAACCAAAATCTACGGAGACGTTACACTGTAACGTCTCTACATTATTAATTCGTTTTCTGTGTATTTATAATTATCTTAGGAATGGCCGCAACTGGCACATTTTGCTTGTAGGGTGCTGTGACAGTTCGCTTGATTTCTAACGTAATAATAAGATGTTCCTGTCACGCACCAACCAAAGCCTTATGACAATTGCGTAAGTCCCGTATCTATAAAACTGTTGACAAAATAATTATTTTTGTAATACAATGTAGTACATAAGGAACTGAGTTAGGTAAAGTATTCAGCCCCCCTGATGCCAAATTCGGGAAAAACTGCACAAAGCGGTCATATGAATACTATTGCGCTGACCACCCGTCCTTTAAAATTTAATTATATTTAATCCAGTAGGAACTGAGTTGGATAAATCATTCTCACAACCTTGATGCCAAATTTGGGATAACTACATATGAATGTATATGTCAGTAAAAGAATGTTATTACGCTAACCGCTTGTCCTACCTATAATAAACTTAGCTATTATTAATGCAATAGCAACTCAGTTGGATGTAGTATTTCATGATTCCGGATTCCAAATCCGGTTACACTGCCCCAAAGCAGTTTATAAGAAATGCTTACGTGCTAACTACTCGTCCTATTTAAGCTTCGATCTAGTCACTAAAAAATTTTAAACAAAAGAAATTAAATAAACCACTTGCGTGCCCTAACAGCCAAGAGCTTACATACTTTAGTACGAGAGGAACTGTACCGTTACCAAAAGTAACGGGCGAGAAGCAAAAAAGACGCTGAGAATCTGGGAGGTTGGCTTGAAAGTAGCTATCCTTTAAAGAGTGTGTAGTAACTCACCAGCGGAGTTTCTTTTGAGTGATGAACGCTTTGCCCTGACGACTTGCACGCAGGTGGTTTCTCAATTTTAAATATTATTAACTGGACTTTTAATTGTTTAATTTATAAATTATAATTCTATATCCTTTTGTTTAAAATCCAAAACTAAGGCATTTATAATTAAAATCTAAAATGATATAGACTTCCCTAACACTGAAAAAGCCCTTCCTCTCTAAACCGGAAAATATGGAATTTGACTATTTTGGGCAAGAAAACTCTCGCAGTAATAATAATCGCCAAACCTTGCTTGCTAGTGGTTGGCGACCTTTTTATAGAGAATTAAGTTGGGAATTTTTGTGGCAGTTGTTATCTAATGACTCTCAAGAATTAACTCAAAAAACTTTAAATTTAACTAGTAGCCTCGCAGAGACTCTAGGACGAAACCATTATGCTTGGTGGGCAAATATCATAAGTTTGACTTCAGAAGATACACGTTACGAACTTGAGAAGTATTGGAATTATATAACACCCGAACCACTAACACCAGACCACCGCTATAAAGATATTTTGAGTACCGAAACGCCGATAGTTCAATTTGTTAGCCGCAGCAGCATTCCAATTGACTATCTATTGAATCGGCTTCAGGAAATTACAGTATTTCGAGTTCTTAACTTATTAAACTCTCCTGATTTGATTACTCAGTATTATCAGGAACGAGATTTTTATTTACCTATTGAAAAATTTAACAGTTGGGAACGTTTGGAGGTCATCAATACAGTTTATGCCTATTGGGCTAAATATGACGTTTGGCTGCAAATCGAACCTTACGAGAGGGGAAGAAGACAATACACTTTAATGGCAACAAATTTAGGGCCATTAATTAATAAAGGGACTTGCGATTTAGCTGTAATGTTAAGTGGGTATCAAAGTCGCGTAGGGAAAGTCAATACTCAGTTTTCTATTAATAGTTTTCCTCAAGATATTCGGGATTTTACTGACAACGTACAGCAAGCGGTTTTAAATCAAAACCAGCTTGCCGTAGTAGTACACGGTGAACCTGGAACTGGTAAAACCGTATGGACGCAAGCAGTCGCAAAAGAAGTTCTTGTTCCTTTAGGATATGTGATTTTTATATTAGATCATGATGCTATTTCTAATTTTGTTCCACCAAATTATTTAGAAAGGATTTGCATCATAATTAACGAAGCAGATAACTTAGCCCAAGATCGCGCAAGTGAAGTAGCCCAGTACAGTAATAAAACGGAACACATCTTGAGCTTATTAGATGGAACATTATATCAAAGTGTAATTGAAGAATCTGAGTTTCAAGTTAAGCAGCGACTGGTTATATTAATGACTTGTAACACTACAGAAAGACTAGATCCGGCAATGTTGCGTAAAGGCAGAGTTGATTTGATGTATGAATTTAATCATAAATATGTCTAATTAATTGATATAAATAATCGGTGATGCGAAAAACTAAATCTTGCGGCTTTATAGTAATGAGAAAGCAACCTCAAATAAGCTTTCTTTTAATGCATAAAAAGCCCGGAACTGTAAATATTTACGATATCCCAAAAGGTCATATTGAATTCGGAGAAAATGAAGTAAATTGTGCTTTAAGAGAATTATCTGAAGAAACTGGTATTTTACTTAAAGATATAGATTTAGATACTAATTTTCGATATACGGAAACTTATCAGACTAAATATAAGCGATTTAAAGGAGAAAAAGTAGAAAAAACTTTAGTAATATTTTTGGGCTGGCTCAAAAATGAAGTTGATTTAAAGCTAACAGAACATTACGGTTCTCAATGGGTAGAGTGGAATCCACCGCATATCATTCAAGAAAAAACAATTAATCCTTTATTAGAACAGTTAAACAAATATTTAATTATCTGAAGATAATTATCTTAATATACATTCTTTCCAGATGAAAAACGAAAGCAACAGTCATTAATTTTTAAATATCAATTTACATTCCAAGCTAACTTTTAGAAGCTACAAACTCAATATTCGTAGCAGTATATTTTAAAAGAGTATGCTCTGTTAGCCATTGGTCTATGAATTCAAATGTATGATAATTACCATAAGAAATACTATTCTTTGGCAAAAGTTGTCTATGCCAAATGTCAAGCAGTTCGAGCTTGCTTTGTTCGGCAAGTTTTTTAACTGTATTTTTGCTATACAATCGGTCATGATAATAATCCCCCCGAAGATGCGCTAAACGCTGAGTCCATGAAAGGTAATAGGGAAGAAAGAAACAAAAAAAGAGACCTGATGGTTTTAAGATTCGTTTAATTTCTTGAAGGGAAGCTAGATGATTGGGAACATGTTCAAGTACTCCAAAACTTAAAACAACATCGAAGCTTGTGTCTTTAAAAGGTAGCTCATAAGAATGCTCTAAGGGGATAATATTGATAGAGGATTTTTCGAGAATAGGGGTGGTTTGATTAAAGCTAGAGTCATCAGCACCATGCACGTCACAAGCGATAATCTGGGCACCCATTTCCTGCATCAGGTAAGAAATATGCCCTTTGCCACAACCCCAATCAAGTATCTGTAATTCATCCAAGCTTTTGTCAAACCAGTATTCACAAAAAGCTTTTACGTAGCTAGTTAGGTAGAGATAAACGTTTTGGGAAGCCGGATTTCTCAAAAAAGCATGACTATCTACGTTTAACGTTAAATTAACTATTTGTTGGTTCAAAAGTTGGGATTCTTGAAAATGCCTGCGTCTTAGAGAAACAAGGGTTTTGCTGTTCATTACAAAAATTTACCTTAATTTAGAAAACAAGACGCATTTGTTATATCTAAGCTAATCGTTACTTTTTATTAGCTTTTTCTAAAGCCAGATCGCTATATTCCTTGTATAGTTTAATTCTTGATTGTGCCTCTTTAAAACGACTATGACTAGATGGTACTTCAGCCATCAAATCAGAAGCATATTGCCATTTAGCTGCTACTTCCAACCACCTAGCAGAAGTATTGGTTTTCTTCCCATCTTCAACAGCTTGATTCGCAACTCGTACCGCAATGTAAAAAATATCATCTTCTACTTGAGAAGGTGCGTTAGAAACTTTTGGAGAACTTTTTACAGTAGGGGTATTCAATTGGTTTTTGTTTATATCTGAGGGCTTTAAAGATTTTGTTTTCGTTACATCAGGTATTTTCTGTTTAGAAGCTACTGTCTCTATTGAATTATTAATTTTACTACCTAAAAAATAGTAAGCTATCCAACCCGCTGACAACAACAGTAAGCACAAAGCTATAATATCTATCATCCCCCTTAAGAATGACTTATTTTTTTTTGTTTTATTACTTACTATTAAATGCCGAGAAGATTGAGGTTGAGGAATTTGCGGTTTTTGTGATTCTTTCTTACTATCTTTTAAGTCTTTAACTAATTGCCGTAGTATATTAGGTTTTTTTAAAGTAATTTCTTCTGACCACAGCAATTGGTTTTCTGGGTCACGATTTATTTCTTCCAACCACAGTAGTTGTTGTTCGCGGACAATACGGCTATTTATATTGACTCTATGGACATTGCGAGGTCCGATAGATTCTAGTATTTGCTTAATCTGCTGTACTAAAGTCGATTTCACTAGGTTTTCTTCGGTGCGAGCTTCACATAAAAGTTGTAATACCCCACTATCAAATACCGCTCTAGTTCTCACACCAGAATTAGCTAACTTTTCATTCAACACTTGAATAATTGCTGCAATACTGCCTTGACTGGCCTGCGAAGCAATATCATTTATCTGATTTACCATTTGTAAAGTAGTAATTGTTTGTCAAACTCAAGTTGTTAACAGACAATCTAATTTAAAAGAATCAAAGATTTTGTTCCTTAGAAACTTGTTTAAACTTCTATTTTACTTTGATTGTATGTTGAAAAATATAAAGTTGACAAACAATATCATAAAAATAAAGTCTCCTTCAAATACAACGAAGGAGACTTTATCAAATTAAAAACCTGGCACCGAGCTATTTTCACAGGAGGCAACCCTCCAACTATCGTCGCCGCAACAGCGTTTCACCTCTGAGTTCGGGATGGAATCAGTGTGGTTCCACTGTGCCATAGGCACCAGGAAACTTGTAGGGAATACAGAGTCCCTGAAGGCTGCATATTAACGCGAATAATTTTGTTTGTATTTACAATGATTGTTGGTTTGAGGTCAAGCCCTCGGTCTGTTAGCATGGCTCGGCTACATACATTACTGCACTTCCACCTACCACCTATTAACGGATATTCTTTCCGTGACCTTACTGGCTTATGCCATGAGAACACTCATCTTGAGGTGGGCTTCCCACTTAGATGCTTTCAGCGGTTATCCGCTCCGCACTTGGCTACCCAGCGTTTACCGTTGGCACGATAACTGGTACACCAGCGGTGCGTCCCTCCCGGTCCTCTCGTACTAAGGAGGACTCCTCTCAATGTTCTTGCGCCTGCACCGGATATGGACCGAACTGTCTCACGACGTTCTGAACCCAGCTCACGTACCGCTTTAATGGGCGAACAGCCCAACCCTTGGGACGTACTTCCGCCCCAGGTTGCGATGAGCCGACATCGAGGTGCCAAACCTCCCCGTCGATGTGGACTCTTGGGGGAGATCAGCCTGTTATCCCTAGAGTAACTTTTATCCGTTGAGCGACGGCCATTCCATTCTGAGCCGTCGGATCACTAAGGCCGTGTTTCCACCCTGCTCGACTTGTAGGTCTTGCAGTCAAGCTCTCTTATTGCCTTTACACTCGACGCACGGTTTCCAAGCGTGCTGAGAGAACCTTTGCGCGCCTCCGTTACCTTTTAGGAGGCGACCGCCCCAGTCAAACTGCCCATCTGAAACTGTTCCTCTTCCGGCTCACGGAAGTAGGTTAGAATTCTAGCTTCGCTAGAGTGGTATCTCACTGTTGGCTCCACATTCCCCACAAGGAATGATTCAACGCCTCCCACCTATACTGCGCAAGCCAAGCCCGAACCCAATTCCAGACTACAGTAAAGCTTCATAGGGTCTTTCTGTCCGGGTGCAGGTAGTCCGTATCTTCACAGACAATCCTATTTCGCCGAGCCTCTCTCCGAGACAGTGCCCAGATCGTTACGCCTTTCGTGCGGGTCGGAACTTACCCGACAAGGAATTTCGCTACCTTAGGACCGTTATAGTTACGGCCGCCGTTCACCGGGGCTTCAGTCGTTAGCTTCATTCCGAAGAACTGACCAACTTCCTT comes from Rivularia sp. PCC 7116 and encodes:
- a CDS encoding ARPP-1 family domain-containing protein, with amino-acid sequence MNYHQLVPQAFDLSAYRFGIPQKSGIMTVIPIFGSNVENANKFAPPLSGLKLTQVRGYGNMEITNHSQGIAILPLHMGYIQDKAQNHALCRSAFIAQGQKLMFEDACCVQSGQGGFLEEREQWFFILPLFLREEALKLQGQKSYSKLWNAISRLNQYFGLQNRGHLEQILSRKRAFLTQYQSRFELLRGQTGALFILGDKLAGIEIAPNAAYFQEVWMSLVCFCYGVAAMYFDKDGTSQDIIPFSATNLAELRQQLIESRQQMYAEVQSNLAKTPPEQFEVTKQEKFLNLRLKTIEGNNFAGEFVEEDGNLVYASVFAKSEYALSV
- a CDS encoding AAA family ATPase encodes the protein MEFDYFGQENSRSNNNRQTLLASGWRPFYRELSWEFLWQLLSNDSQELTQKTLNLTSSLAETLGRNHYAWWANIISLTSEDTRYELEKYWNYITPEPLTPDHRYKDILSTETPIVQFVSRSSIPIDYLLNRLQEITVFRVLNLLNSPDLITQYYQERDFYLPIEKFNSWERLEVINTVYAYWAKYDVWLQIEPYERGRRQYTLMATNLGPLINKGTCDLAVMLSGYQSRVGKVNTQFSINSFPQDIRDFTDNVQQAVLNQNQLAVVVHGEPGTGKTVWTQAVAKEVLVPLGYVIFILDHDAISNFVPPNYLERICIIINEADNLAQDRASEVAQYSNKTEHILSLLDGTLYQSVIEESEFQVKQRLVILMTCNTTERLDPAMLRKGRVDLMYEFNHKYV
- a CDS encoding bis(5'-nucleosyl)-tetraphosphatase, translated to MRKTKSCGFIVMRKQPQISFLLMHKKPGTVNIYDIPKGHIEFGENEVNCALRELSEETGILLKDIDLDTNFRYTETYQTKYKRFKGEKVEKTLVIFLGWLKNEVDLKLTEHYGSQWVEWNPPHIIQEKTINPLLEQLNKYLII
- a CDS encoding bifunctional 2-polyprenyl-6-hydroxyphenol methylase/3-demethylubiquinol 3-O-methyltransferase UbiG, whose product is MNSKTLVSLRRRHFQESQLLNQQIVNLTLNVDSHAFLRNPASQNVYLYLTSYVKAFCEYWFDKSLDELQILDWGCGKGHISYLMQEMGAQIIACDVHGADDSSFNQTTPILEKSSINIIPLEHSYELPFKDTSFDVVLSFGVLEHVPNHLASLQEIKRILKPSGLFFCFFLPYYLSWTQRLAHLRGDYYHDRLYSKNTVKKLAEQSKLELLDIWHRQLLPKNSISYGNYHTFEFIDQWLTEHTLLKYTATNIEFVASKS